The Gossypium hirsutum isolate 1008001.06 chromosome A03, Gossypium_hirsutum_v2.1, whole genome shotgun sequence genome contains the following window.
GGGCTAAGTGATAGAGATGATGTGCTCCCAATCTATATTGGAGATGACAAAACAGATGAGGATGCGTTTAAGGTAAGTATTGCAGAGCTGTTTTATTATGTGTTGCCATTGCCAATGCCATTTAGATTCTAATATTAAAAAACATCTAAATCCAGGTCTTAAAGGAAGGAAATATGGGTTATGGAATCTTGGTATCTTCAGTGCCTAAAGAAAGCAATGCAATTTTCTCTGTCAGGGACCCATCAGAGGTACAAAATCCTTATCAAGAATTGTATATTTGGTTTTTCAGGTTTTATTTGGTAggttatttcgggttttagataattttccttttaaaattttgagcTTGGGTTAGAATTAAAGGATCTCAATATTTAAAGTATCATTGAGGTCCGGTATTAAGAGTTTGATTGTATGTTGCCCCCTCTACTATAAAAATcaggcaaattagtccttgtatctttaatcaaagagcaaattcgtccttatgttaaaaaatttattcattttcattattaaaattgGTCCCTGCACATTAATATGAGGTATATATGGCACGTCATGTATTACTGTTCGATTATTTTGTTGGCCACGCTGGTTTTTAACCTTACAGGAACTACTTTGCTCATTTTGAGTAGAGAGAGCAATATGTAATCTGATTTTTAATATAAAGCATTCATGGTGTTTTTATgatctcaatctatataatacaATGATTGGTATTTACAAATATGAAAACTATGAATGCAGGTGAAGAAATTTCTGAAGGCACTGGTGAGATGGAAGAGGCTTGAAGAAGCTTGAAGGAAAAGCAAGGACTTGGGAGCAAAAAAAAGGcagaataaaattttcattgaagaggataatttagtttttatttttatattttgcaaATAATGTaattttccatttcaatttttAGCAATGATTATCCCCCAATGAAACCAGTCATTTTTATTACATTGGTCATTGTTATTTCTTTGAAGGGAATTTGCAATTGTtaatttataacaattttttttatataaaattattcatacaaAGCTTTTTTTCACTGGATTATGTTCATCACAAATCTTAAGAAAGTAAGCACTGAATTTTCTAGTTAATGGCGGAGGACCCAAGATGAtattttttgctttgattttatcATCAAGAAAGTAAAAGgttattaaaaaaatgtatttctttaaaatttacaaaatttttattatatcaaataagtactaaatgtaataaaaaaaattagtacatACATATTTGGTTGAACAGTATTATattggttaaattttgctattagacCTTGTACTTTGATCtttatttggtcatttttagtcttttttacttttcaaaatttataattccaGTCCTCAACTAATGATAACCGTTAAACACGCTAAATCCAATTAGTGgattataaatttaaaactatatgcATAGTACATgactaataattaaatttaactaaacggATTTAATAACTACTATATGGGTCAGGATTaaagtttcaaaattaaaaaaagtataaagactaaaattgacaaattaaaaaAGTACAGggttaaaattgatcaaattatagtgactaaatctataacttttgTAAGGTATAGGGAGTAATAGCTAAATTTAACCtattatattttatgtagatGGACcagattaaaaaaattcaaagcttATTTCTTCAAAATTCAATATTGGCATTTCATTTATCTATAGAATTCAATTAAATTTCTGTTAAACTACACAGAAAAAGAACATACACCATTATAAACTCATATATACATTAGTTAAAGGCTCAAGCttttaacttccaaaaataacGAAAAAAAAATGTCAGTCACCTTGAAATCTCCgccttcttcatttctttcatCTTCTTTACCTAAATCAAGATTGGGATTTGCAAATGGGTCATCTTCTTCAACTCTACTCTTCAAATTCAACAGATCTTTTCCAGTTCTTCGTGCCTCTTCTGGTTCCTCTTCTTCTGTTGACACTGGTACTTGTTCTGTTCAGATTTTTTAGCTAAATATGTAATCATTTTAGTTGTTTCATTGGTTTTTAAGTGATGGGTTGTTTTTAATTTGTGGGAATGTTCAGGTTTGAGTACTGAATTGGATGCTGTGTCTACTTTCAGTGAGATAGTTCCTGATACTGTGATCTTTGAcgattttgaaaagtaaaaaaatcgAACTTTTTTTTCCTTCGGGAATTTTTTTAATGGATGTTTTAATGAATAGGTTGAGCTTTTTTGCgctaattaattgaatttttttttataggtTTCCACCAACTGCTGCAACTGTTAGCTCTTCATTGTTGTTGGGCATTTTGAGCCTTCCAGATACTATTTTTAGAGTGAGCATTTTCATATAAActgacacacacacacacacacacacatatatagacagcttaaatcttttatatatatgtgaatatatTTGAGTGAAGTTGTTCTGTATTTTGGTTTAGAATGCTGTGGATATGGCTATGGCGGATTCGACATGTTCTCCGCTGGACAATCCTGAACTGAGGTTGTCTTGTTTTGTTAACAAGGTTCGTATTCGCATTCTCGGATGGAATTCGAATTTGATAGTTAATAAACTGTAAGCTTTGTTTAATTGGTAATGCAGCAACATTTAAGAGTAGGCATGCAGTGAATTTAGGTTTTAAATCAATGTCTGTTATATCTTTACTTATTCCTAGTTTGTGTGGCTTTCTTTATACTAAAAAACGAATTGGATCGTTAGTTTGTTTTGACATTCGAATGTTCATCGAGTGTAGGCTTTAGTAAATGTTGGTGGTGACTTGGCAAAGCTAGTTCCTGGTCGAGTTTCAACTGAAGTGGATGCACGTTTGGCTTACGATACACATGGAATTATTAGGAGGGTATCGTCTATTCCCACGTGTCCATTTGTATTTCTTACTTCCTTTTATGTGTTTTACTGGCTTATCTTGTTTTCTTATTCTCTTTCCGGATATGCTGCCCGATGCTAAAAGCTTATCGAAATTTGCAGGTGCATGACTTGCTGAGGCTGTATGATGAGATTGCCGTTCCTCCAGAACGCTTGTTGTTTAAAATTCCTTCAACTTGGCAAGTAAGTACCTCAATGCAATATCAGTGTACTCACTTATAAAGCTATTAAGTCTTAATATAGTCTTGGAACATAACCGGTACCGGTTCTTGTTAATGCTTGTTGGATATACAGGGAATAGAAGCTTCAAGATTGCTCGAATCTGAGGGTATACAAACACATTTGACTTTTGTTTATAGGTACGTGATTACACGTACAGTGATGTTTGCTTGAATGTTATAATATAACAAACTCTATTCATCCTCTAACCATTGTTTGATCTGGTGTGGCTTCAGCTTTGCTCAAGCTGCAGCTGCAGCCCAAGCTGGTGCTTCTGTTATTCAGATTTTTGTCGGCCGTGTTAGGGTAAATTTTTTTCCCCCGAAAAACCCCATTTTGTTGACTTTCTTATGAAAACAtctttattgtccttaaaacacgTTTCTGTATTCAGGACTGGGCACGCAATCATTCCGGTGACCCTGAGATCGAAGCTGCTATTCAAAGAGGAGAGGACCCTGGATTGGCTCTGGTTAGTTAAACTGTTATATTTATACTTAGGGAATAGGCTTTTGTCCGCATTTTTTCACTTTTAAGAATTTATTTCCGCAAGTTGCCATGTTGGTTCTAATAATTTGTAACTGTAGGTGACAAAAGCTTATAACTACATTCATAAATATGGACATAAATCAAAGCTTATGGCAGCAGCTGTTCGGAACAAGCAGGATATATTTAGTTTGCTGGGGTTTCACATGACTCAActcttatcaatttaatttaaaatcattacaGAATAAGAATTACATATTGATTTGTCTTCTTAAACCCATGTTTATGGTTTCTTTCTGTCAGGGTTGACTATATCATTGCACCATTGAAGGTATTGCAGTCACTCAAAGAATCAATTACTTCTCCCGACGAGAAGTACTCTTACGTTAGGAGGTTGTCCCCACAGTCTGCTGCCAGATATGATTTCACCGCCGAAGAGGTCTGCTTTCTTTCCTTATCTCAATTCTTGGATACCGATATTgtagtaaataatgaaaaagatttATCTTACAGTATGATATTAATCACTCCTTGCATAGGTTCTAAAGCTATAGCTATGTGTAAATAGCCTGTATATAGATATGGTAATGGCTTTGGAGTTAGGACTTTGATCTGCTACTGTAATTACGGTTTAGGCATGTTTAGGATTAATTCCATACCAAGAAAGTATCTTTCTCGTTTCTTTTCATATTCGGTTATACTTGGTAATCGAAGTACCccattgattcatgatttcgtcACAATATTTGCGGCTTTTGTAAAGAATATTGTTTATCTTCATCTTTCCGTGCTCAAATAACTAACGCAAGCATGCATAACAAGGCCATTCTTGTGTTATAAAAATCCATGAATTGTTTGTTGACTGGTATTTTTCTCTATGATGCAGCTCACAAAGTGGGATCAACTAAGCCTTGCATCAGCCATGGGACCTGCATTGGTGGAGCTTCTGGCTGCTGGACTGGATGGATACGTTAATCAAGCAAAGCGAGTCGAGGAATTGCTTGACAAGATTTGGCCACCTCCAAATGTCTAAAGTGGCTCGTCTCCGTTTCAAAGCATCTCTCGTGTGGCATAGAATAAGACGGTGGTGGTACCCTGCTCCATTATGTTGTTTTAACAAAACTTGCTTCATTTGCTGAGAACTTTAGCTggttttaaattattgaatgctAATCCTTTATATTCTCTGTTATCAATGAACATGATGTTGTTGATGTTTGCCCCTTTGCCATTGCTTGTGGTAACCTTTTTTTTGCTTATTGTTTTGAAAATTGCATTCAAGTCAATGGTACAAAAGCTTTAAGAAAAACCACTTCGAAGACGATGTAGTTGATAGAATATTGATTAACGTCGAACATAAACCATAAAACGgacataaaaaaatgaaaaaaaaaaatagaacaacCAAAATCATACACAACTAAAAGGTAAAGACTTGATAAAATATGGTGATGTGGCTTGCGGCGGCAATTGGTGGAATTGAATTTCTCAAAGTTCAAAGCTTTAAGCTTTGGCGGATTAATAAGGTTGTTGAATAGGATTgaactaatttataaattttgaaggttaaagttactattaagttaattttaaattttttaaacttttccttTCTTGGGTTCTTACATCAACCAAGTTTTTAAGCATGGTTGATGGAATCGGACTACATTGATTAGTCGAATTAGAAATAGGTTGGTATATCAATCCAAATAAAGAGTTAAACCATTTTTGAATGATTTGTGAGCAAATAACTTagaattagttaattgaatgagATTAAAAGTTGGTTGAATCAATCGTTGAAtcaaatttctttaatttttaattaaaattagactTGATTAAATCGATAaaaccaattaaattaaaaagaggGGGTGTAATAGATTTAGAATTTAAGGTTTTACCACCTATCCAATTTAAAAACCTTACTGTTAGGTGACAATTCCCTTTTTCCCAGCTTTGTTAGAGGCATGGGGCATCGTCTTCTTTTAAGTATCTTTCTCCTACCCAAAagttatttcatttaatatatttttcttcaTCAACACATTATTTAACTCCAACCCAAAGAGACCATTTACATTTTTTTGTgtctgtgtgtgtgtgttttactTTTTCACTTAAAACCTTTCTCTCAAAGCTACTTCAACACGAAGCAACCATTTATCTCTTTAAACTTACATATACTTCTCCATATTCCACATGAAAATGCATTAATGAATAGACCCAACAGATTATACAAAGCAAGAAGGGTCAACAATAGCTCGGTGTTTGACACAATCAGCATTCCCGCTATTGAACTAAGTTCAAAGGTTGATTCTCTATCATGGCGGCCACAACCGAAGGCAAAGTCAATTTAAAGCTCCTAGTTAACGTGAAATGCCAAAGGGTTTTATTTGCCGAAGCAAACAAAGACTTCATTGatttccttttcaacatgatggCATTGCCTATTGGCACTATCGTAAGGCTTCGTAACAAAGAAGGCATGGTGGGTTCacttagtaagctttataaaagcATTGAAGAGTCAAGCCATGTGCATATGCAACAGCCATTTCAAACCAATGAAGCATTGTTGAACCCCGAAGTTTTAGCCCACTCTGGTGTAGCCAACTTGCCTCCGTTATTACCTGATATTGAGTCGTCAAATAATTCAATAGACAAAGGCTTTTACAGGTGTCAATGATATTAGACCTGGCTTTGGCCCTTCTCCCTGTCCCTCTTACATTGCAGAGGATCCTGAGGCTGTTTGTCCTAACTGTCGTTCTAAGATGAGTCACCAGGCAAAACTTGTTAAGAAAAACCAGAAAACATGTTCTAATTCGTTGTCCTCATCATCAAGTTCATCAAATGAAGAAGACGAGGGAGGGTATGTGAAAGGGGTTGTTACATATATGGTAAAGGATGATCGTATGGAGAAGCCAATGTCAACCATTTCTAGTTTAGCTTTGCTTAATAGTTTTAATGTCAAAGATATTGAGGCACTCCAAGAGAAAACTATCAAAATCGGCATGGATGAGGTAATTAAGtcattattttttgttaattattttttaaaatcgaaaaTGTTACGAGTCAATTGAATATTGAAATCTTGTTTTGGTTCTCTGTCAGGCTATGAAATTGTTGAAGGCATTGTTGCTGTTGAAGACTGTGCTTACTGATATATgttgaaaagacaaattaaaaggggtgttgaaaagtcaaaaaaatgggaggtgcaagtggcaccgaaagaaaaaaatggtaggcaagttgtttaaagttgaatgggataattgcaattttggtccctaattttttaggccatttgcaagttagtccctgaacctcaactataaataggcctaaccatttctcatttacaccatcccaaccaatctttctctcttagttttctctcttctcccatttgagaattcttaaggaattctatttgtttgtaatattttggagatagtaaagttatcatctggtgttagtgcccggggacgtaggtataatttaccgaacctcgttaaaactcttatgttctttttgtcctatttttctttcaatatttgagggtataatagtagtatttaattgtgctattaaattacgttagaaggaatattctgactaaggaaagacttggtatttaagagatccttgtgatccacctctcttccctgggaattgaactttgtgtgattttttagtacaataatttacacgcttccgaccctattggaacaacaagtggtatcaagagccgaaggttaatcgtagtatgctctgtggttgcagtttaaactgatcttccacatcagaaaagatttccttaggtatattgaaagattatggagaaaacggtcggtgtaggagcttcaacatcgtccatgtggacaagaccgacaattgcaaatgcaagattggccgtggagatctttgatggcacgggccattttggtatgtggcaaagtgaggttctagatgccctttttcagcagggtctagacattgccattgatgaagagaaaccagatgatgtacaggagaaagattggaaggtgatcaatcggttggcatgtggcacaattcgatcatgcctttctcgagagcagaggtatgctttttcaaatgaGACTTCTgtaaataagttgtgggtggcacttgaagaaatttttttgaagaaaaacagtcaaaataagctccacttgaagaaaagactgtttcgcttcacatacgtcccaagtaccacaatgaatgatcacatcaccaaatttaatcagttagtcactgatttgctgaatatggatgagacattcaaagatgaagatttggctttgatgctgttagGGTCGCTTcttgaggagtttgagttcctagaaactactctacttcatggcaggagtgatatatctctgagcgaagtctgtgcggccttatacagttatgaacagagaaagaaggacaaacagaaaaactcaatcagagatacagaagctttagtaatccgaggtcgttcatacactcggaagaaaactcaaaaggggagatcaaagtcaaagtccagactcgggaaagatgaatgtgctttttgtcatgagaaagaccactggaagaaaaattgtccaaagttgaagaataagggaaaagctgctgtagatgcttgtgttgctaagcatgatactagtgactctgaactatcactggttgcatcatcatcgtcgttccattcagatgagtggatattggattcgggttgtacctatcatatgtcccctaaccgggagtggttctctgatttagtagaactaaatggaggagttgtttatatgggcaatgacaatgcctgtaaaactgttgggataggttcaatccaattaaagaatcaagatggatcaaccagagttctgactgatgttcggtaagtgcccagtttgaagaaaaatctcatctcattgggagccttggaatccaatggttcagttgttactatgagagatgggattttgaaagtgacatctggcgcacttgtgatattgaagggcatcaggaaaaataacttgtattactaccaaggtagtacagttattggagcagtcgctacagcttccggtaacaaagaattggactcaatgcagttgtggcatatgaagttgggacatgccagcgaaaaatccttgcaaattctggcaaagcaaggattgttgaaaggtgcaaaggcttacaaattaaaattttgcgagcattgtgttctgggaaagcaaaagagagtgaaattcggtactgctatccataatacaaaaggtattttggaatatgttcactcagattgTGGGGGCCTTctaagacaccttcattgggaggaaaacactactttgttacttttgttgatgacttttccagaagagtttgggtgtataccatgagaactaaggatgaagtgcttagagtttttcttaaatggaaaactatgatcgaaaaccagactgccaagaaaatcaagcggcttaggacggacaatggaggggaatataaaagtgatccgttcttcgatgtgtgccaagagtatggtattgttcgacacttcacagttagggatacaccacagcagaatggattggcagagcgtatgaatcgaacattgctggagaaagttcgatgtatgttgtccaatgctgggttgagcaagcaattttgggctgaggctgtgacatatgctggccatcttgttaatcgtttgccatcacctgcattagaaagaaaaactcttatggaggtatggtctggaaaacctgctacagattatgattccttacatgtgtttggatccactgcatattaccatgtgaaggagtcaaagttagatccgagggcaaagaaagctctctttatgggaatcacttctggagtgaagggatttcgtctttggtgcttaagcacaaagaaaatgatctgtagcagagatgttacctttgatgaatctgccacattgaaaaaggtagcaaataaagatattcagacgagcaatactccacagcaggtggagtgtactccaaaacaggtggagtttgagcagatgtggatttgcccagttaataagtctaattctccagccacaatggaggaattagaggttgaagaggttctgacccaagaaccactaagtacaccataaccagttgcagttgcaaggccacggagagaaatttgtaaacctgctcgatttactgatatggtggcctacgcccttctcgttgttgatgatattcctatcacttatcaagaagcaatgcaaagcttagaaagtgataaatggaaaagcgccatggatgaagaaatgcagtctctcctgaagaacaatacttgagaattggcgcaattaccgaaaggtaaaagggcaatctgatgcaagtgggtattcgcaaagaaagatggatctcctagcaagaaggatattcgctacaaggcaagattggtagctaaaggctacgctcagaaggagggaattgactacaatgatgtattttcccctgttgtgaagcattccttcattagaattttgttggccttggtagcacagttgaatttggaactagctcaacttgatgttaagacggctttgttgcatggtgagttagaagaggagatctatatgactcagcccgaaggatacacagatgctggtggtagaaattgggtttgtaagctgaacaaatcgctatatggattgaagcaatccccgaggcagtggtacaagcgatttgatagctttatgagaaggcagaagtacacaagaagcaaatatgacaattgtgtatatttgcagaagttgcatgacggatctttcatttatctactcttgtatgttgatgatatgttaatcgcttcgaagagccaaaatgagatagataagctgaaggctcagttgaatcaagagttcgagatgaaagatctaggtgaggccaagaagattctcggcatggagataagtagagatagaccgagaggcaagctctatttaaatcagaagcaatatctgaaaaaggtattacaatgttttggtgtaaatgaaaacacaaaacatgtaagtaccccacttgcttctcatttgaaacttagtgctcaattatctccgaagactgaagatgaaagagaatatatggcgaaagtcccatatgctaatgcagttgggagtttgatgtatgcgatggtgtgtacgaggcctgacatttcacaagttgttagagttgtgagcaggtatatgcatgatcctggaaaaggacattggcaaacTGTGAAATggtctacggtatcttcgaaaaaccgtagatgttggtttaatttttgaacaggatgaagcacttggtcagtttgtagttggatatgttgattccgactttgctggtgatttagataaacgtcgttcaactacggggtatctgtttactcttgcgaaagccccagtgagttggaagtctaccttacagtttacagtagctgtgtctactacagaggcagaatatatggtagttacagaagctgttaaggaggctatttggcttaatggattgttgaaagacttaggagttgttcaaagtcacataagtttatattgtgacagtcagagcgctattcatttagcgaaaaatcaagtctatcattcaagaaccaagcatatcgacgtaagatatcactttgtgcgggaagtctttgaaaaaggaaaaattctacttcagaagattccgacagcagataatcccgcagatatgatgaccaaggtggtaacaacaatcaagtttaatcattgtttgaacttgattaacatcctgagaatttgagcacctttaggtgtatggcgctcgagagcgcatttggaggcactacaaaagatagctttatcgaatttggggagttgaaggaagtatgtgaagatgtgattatcctaatcaaatcttcaaggtggagattgttgaaaagacaaattaaaaggggtgttgaaaagtcaaaaaatggGAAGTGCAAGtagcaccgaaagaaaaaaatggtaggcaagttgtttaaagttgaatgggataattgcaattttggtccctaattttttaggccatttgcaagttagtccctgaacctcaactataaataggcctaaccatttctcatttacaccatcccaaccaatctttctctcttagttttctctcttctcccatttgagaattcttaaggaattctatttgtttgtaatattttggagatagtaaagttatcatctggtgttagtgcccgaggacgtaggtataatttaccgaacctcgttaaaactcttatgttcttttgtcctatttttctttcaatatttgagggtataatagtagtatttaattgtgctattaaattacgttagaaggaatattctgactaaggaaagacttagtatttaagagatccttgtgatccacctctcttccctgggaattgaactttgtgtgattttttagtacaataatttacacgcttccgaccctattggaacaacaatatATTCTACGGAGAGAAGGCACATTATGTGTAATGTTGTTAGCTTGTATGAGTAATTTGTATGAGATGTGAAATGGGGTCTTTCTATATTATAATTCACTTGTTTTGCttctaattattatgaaatttgaataatttaaatattaacattcGAATTTAGATTTACATGGGTGTAAATTAATGAATGGGAGGTATCtgcaaataattaatattttaatgatttaactggtgaatttatgatataatttatatcaaatttgacatatataatttatatgaataaaatgtaaaatataacagttggatcgttaaaatattaatagtataaaaaaatacaaaagggTGTAAACCTTTAACATTGATGTAAATGAATCCCTCCccattaatgaataataaatcttttaaatactaatttgaattaattaatattgttaCGAATAGTCAAAAAATGTACTTTTCAATCCGCTAggcttaaatataaaatt
Protein-coding sequences here:
- the LOC107943944 gene encoding transaldolase, whose protein sequence is MSVTLKSPPSSFLSSSLPKSRLGFANGSSSSTLLFKFNRSFPVLRASSGSSSSVDTGLSTELDAVSTFSEIVPDTVIFDDFEKFPPTAATVSSSLLLGILSLPDTIFRNAVDMAMADSTCSPLDNPELRLSCFVNKALVNVGGDLAKLVPGRVSTEVDARLAYDTHGIIRRVHDLLRLYDEIAVPPERLLFKIPSTWQGIEASRLLESEGIQTHLTFVYSFAQAAAAAQAGASVIQIFVGRVRDWARNHSGDPEIEAAIQRGEDPGLALVTKAYNYIHKYGHKSKLMAAAVRNKQDIFSLLGVDYIIAPLKVLQSLKESITSPDEKYSYVRRLSPQSAARYDFTAEELTKWDQLSLASAMGPALVELLAAGLDGYVNQAKRVEELLDKIWPPPNV
- the LOC107943942 gene encoding uncharacterized protein; translated protein: MAATTEGKVNLKLLVNVKCQRVLFAEANKDFIDFLFNMMALPIGTIVRLRNKEGMVGSLSKLYKSIEESSHVHMQQPFQTNEALLNPEVLAHSGTKAFTGVNDIRPGFGPSPCPSYIAEDPEAVCPNCRSKMSHQAKLVKKNQKTCSNSLSSSSSSSNEEDEGGYVKGVVTYMVKDDRMEKPMSTISSLALLNSFNVKDIEALQEKTIKIGMDEAMKLLKALLLLKTVLTDIC